In Anabas testudineus chromosome 12, fAnaTes1.2, whole genome shotgun sequence, one genomic interval encodes:
- the atp6v1g1 gene encoding V-type proton ATPase subunit G 1, whose translation MASQSQGIQQLLQAEKRAAEKVAEARKRKNRRLKQAKEEAQAEIEQYRLQREKEFKTKEAAALGSHGNSAVEVDRDTAERMGRIQASYRSNKDAVLGELLRRVCEIQPEFHANYRVAG comes from the exons ATGGCGAGTCAGTCTCAGGGcatccagcagctgctgcaggccGAGAAGAGAGCGGCCGAGAAGGTGGCCGAAGCCCGCAAAC GTAAGAACCGTCGTCTGAAGCAGGCGAAGGAAGAAGCTCAAGCTGAGATCGAACAGTATCGTCTGCAGAGGGAGAAGGAGTTTAAAACCAAAGAGGCTGCC GCCCTTGGTTCCCATGGTAACAGTGCGGTGGAGGTGGACCGTGACACGGCTGAGCGGATGGGCCGCATTCAGGCCAGTTACCGCAGTAACAAGGATGCTGTGCTGGGGGAGCTGCTGCGACGCGTCTGCGAGATCCAACCAGAGTTTCACGCTAACTACCGTGTTGCTGGCTAG